In Blautia sp. SC05B48, a single genomic region encodes these proteins:
- a CDS encoding helix-turn-helix domain-containing protein: MTNQYMTKLYHDLLSNSPQTVTIDIPADMGTGQISQVVTKQGAVVSDWKMNYFSDMNVQGVSCEDYIQLLFCFNDGVSWNIADARQSVSIQKGESCIYRGHGKMEYLCYSGKKDFLFKNIKILMPYFHKILNDYFEDSEINAYEKKLLTGISKVSVTPYMEHIFAEVKDFTQYRGGLGYLFLESKVFELLSVYLSEVLELSILSSNHISISKSDRDSITEAKRIIDSQLAFAPSCEELAKKVNISVSKLTKGFNSLFGTSVHAYIIDQRLEKAAGLLLESDLNVSQIAMLVGYSKPSNFAAAFKKKYGVIPKNYKDENTIG, encoded by the coding sequence ATGACAAACCAATATATGACGAAGCTGTATCACGATCTGCTCTCCAACTCTCCGCAGACAGTGACAATAGATATTCCGGCTGATATGGGAACAGGTCAGATTTCGCAAGTTGTTACAAAGCAAGGAGCTGTTGTATCAGACTGGAAAATGAACTATTTTTCAGATATGAATGTGCAGGGTGTAAGCTGCGAAGATTATATTCAACTTTTATTCTGCTTCAATGATGGCGTATCGTGGAATATTGCAGATGCACGTCAAAGTGTCAGCATCCAGAAAGGCGAATCCTGCATTTATCGGGGACATGGTAAAATGGAATATTTGTGTTATTCTGGGAAGAAAGATTTCCTTTTTAAGAATATAAAAATTCTCATGCCATATTTTCACAAAATTTTGAATGACTACTTTGAAGATAGTGAAATAAACGCTTATGAAAAGAAATTACTGACAGGGATTTCAAAAGTGAGCGTTACCCCGTATATGGAGCACATTTTTGCGGAGGTAAAAGATTTTACGCAATACCGAGGTGGTTTAGGGTATTTATTCTTGGAAAGTAAAGTTTTTGAATTGCTGTCTGTATATTTAAGTGAAGTATTGGAACTCAGTATTCTTTCATCGAACCATATTAGCATTTCCAAAAGTGACAGGGATTCGATTACCGAAGCAAAAAGGATTATTGACAGTCAGCTTGCTTTTGCACCAAGCTGTGAGGAATTGGCGAAAAAGGTAAATATCAGTGTTTCTAAACTGACGAAAGGATTTAATTCTTTATTTGGAACATCGGTTCACGCATATATTATAGATCAAAGACTGGAAAAGGCTGCGGGGCTTCTTTTGGAAAGTGACTTGAACGTAAGTCAGATCGCGATGCTGGTTGGATATTCAAAACCAAGCAACTTTGCGGCTGCGTTCAAAAAGAAATATGGGGTAATACCCAAGAATTATAAAGATGAAAATACGATTGGCTAA
- a CDS encoding MptD family putative ECF transporter S component yields MKQKLNAKDFILIGVLTALMWIICMIISTIMSVAGPVTNVFYPSVVAIPNGIVMMLLLAKVPKKGVFTICAAIQAILFLLVGAFWFIPIGLIIGGVICDFLVMSRNEITMKSMMTAYALFSAIFAFSAICPIKFLQSAFVGAMEKNNIAPEYIQGMLNITSVPMLVVIVAAGLVGGLIGGFIGQKALKKHFIKAGLVSVK; encoded by the coding sequence ATGAAACAAAAGTTAAATGCGAAAGATTTTATTCTCATCGGTGTTTTAACGGCCCTTATGTGGATTATTTGCATGATTATCAGCACCATTATGAGCGTGGCTGGCCCGGTAACAAATGTATTTTACCCATCCGTTGTTGCAATCCCGAATGGTATCGTTATGATGCTTCTACTGGCTAAGGTACCGAAGAAAGGCGTGTTTACCATTTGCGCCGCAATTCAGGCTATCCTGTTTCTGCTGGTGGGTGCTTTCTGGTTCATTCCTATCGGTTTGATAATTGGCGGTGTCATCTGCGATTTCCTGGTTATGAGCCGGAATGAAATTACAATGAAGTCCATGATGACAGCCTATGCGCTGTTCAGTGCTATTTTTGCTTTTAGTGCTATCTGCCCTATCAAATTTCTTCAAAGCGCGTTTGTCGGAGCAATGGAGAAAAACAATATTGCTCCGGAGTACATTCAGGGAATGTTGAACATTACTTCCGTTCCCATGCTGGTAGTCATTGTTGCTGCCGGATTGGTGGGCGGTCTGATTGGTGGCTTTATCGGTCAGAAAGCATTGAAAAAACACTTTATCAAAGCTGGACTTGTTTCAGTAAAATAA